In Silene latifolia isolate original U9 population chromosome X, ASM4854445v1, whole genome shotgun sequence, the following proteins share a genomic window:
- the LOC141619148 gene encoding kinesin-like protein KIN-13A: protein MQQSNAAAAAATALYDHPGGGAVGDAGDAVMARWLQSAGLQHLASPLGSNHLPNMLMQGYGPQSTEEKQRLLKLMRNLNLNGESGSEPYTPTGQSVSGDGSYSPDFRGDFGAGLLDLHAMDDTELLSEHIISEPFEPSPFMPGSTAAYDNDSNEESYPINTRNQRGQWPSDAAAEVMVVGKETSSKENNVAKLRVVVRKRPLNKKEIARKEDDVVTVYDNALSVHEPKLKVDLTAYVEKHEFCFDAILDEHVSNDEVYRDTVEPIIPTIFQRTKATCFAYGQTGSGKTFTMKPLPIRASEDLMRLLHHPGYRNQRFKLWLSYFEIYGGKLFDLLCDRKKLCMREDGRQQVCIVGLQEFEVSDVQIVKEYIEKGNASRSTGSTGANEESSRSHAILQLVVKKHSEIKDTRRNSNNDGNEAKNGKVIGKISFIDLAGSERGADTTDNDRQTRIEGAEINKSLLALKECIRALENDQLHIPFRGSKLTEVLRDSFVGNSKTVMISCISPNANSCEHTLNTLRYADRVKSLSKSGNSKKETTSGSLPVVNKESSSVPSSQVLADMYDANEQFPEGRAVTGNRRAVTNENVSYNPSSDINKPPATVSSSYNRNGRDVNTAASGLDKDNVEIKSTYNSKPYASYSETSDADESIEASPPRRKISSRDERSKKLETWLQKESGGPDPSTVIKKSQSTSTSNNVPPRHYEPESSVNDANMNAILEEEEALISAHRKEIEDTMVIVREEMKLLAEIDQPGSLIDNYVSQLSFVLSRKAAGLVSLQARLARFQHRLKEQEILSRKRFPR, encoded by the exons ATGCAACAGAGCAATGCTGCTGCTGCGGCAGCAACTGCTCTGTATGATCACCCCGGTGGTGGTGCTGTCGGTGATGCTGGTGACGCTGTTATGGCACGTTGGCTTCAGTCTGCAGGATTGCAGCATTTGGCCTCTCCTTTGGGTTCTAATCATTTGCCTAATATGCTCATGCAG GGTTATGGCCCACAATCAACAGAGGAGAAGCAAAGGCTTTTGAAACTAATGAGAAACCTTAATTTAAATGGGGAATCTGGTTCTGAGCCGTATACTCCGACAGGCCAGAGTGTTTCAGGGGATGGCTCTTACTCTCCAGATTTCAGGGGGGATTTTGGAGCTGGGCTTTTGGACTTACACGCTATGGATGACACTGAGCTTTTGTCCGAG CACATAATCTCCGAGCCCTTTGAGCCGTCGCCTTTTATGCCTGGTTCGACAGCAGCAtatgataatgacagtaatgaggAGTCCTATCCCATCAACACCAGAAACCAAAGAGGACAATGGCCATCTGATGCAGCTGCTGAAGTGATGGTTGTTGGGAAAGAGACCAGTTCAAAGGAAAATAATGTGGCGAAGTTAAGAGTTGTT GTCCGCAAGAGGCCTTTAAATAAGAAGGAGATTGCTCGAAAGGAGGATGATGTAGTCACTGTATATGATAATGCCTTATCTGTTCATGAACCCAAACTAAAG GTGGACTTGACAGCTTATGTTGAGAAGCATGAATTTTGTTTTGATGCTATTTTGGATGAGCATGTTTCAAATGATGAG GTATATCGTGATACTGTTGAGCCAATTATTCCAACAATATTTCAGCGCACGAAGGCGACATGCTTTGCCTATGGGCAAACTG GTAGTGGCAAAACATTCACCATGAAACCATTACCAATCAGAGCTTCCGAGGATCTTATGAGATTGTTGCATCATCCTGGATATCGTAACCAGAGATTCAAATTGTGGCTCAGCTACTTTGAAATTTATGGGGGCAAGCTCTTCGATCTGCTTTGTGACAGAAA AAAACTTTGCATGAGAGAAGATGGACGACAGCAAGTCTGCATTGTTGGACTACAAGAATTCGAAGTTTCAGATGTTCAAATTGTAAAAGAGTATATAGAGAAGGGGAATGCTTCTCGAAGTACTGGCTCCACAGGCGCCAATGAGGAATCCTCAAGATCACATGCTATCCTGCAGCTTGTTGTGAAGAAGCATAGCGAAATAAAGGACACCAGAAGAAACTCAAACAATGATGGAAATGAAGCTAAGAACGGAAAGGTGATTGGAAAAATTTCCTTCATTGATTTAGCAGGAAGTGAGAGAGGTGCAGATACTACTGATAATGATCGACAAACTAG GATTGAGGGTGCTGAAATTAATAAAAGTCTTTTAGCTCTCAAGGAGTGCATTCGTGCTCTTGAGAACGACCAGCTTCATATTCCATTTCGGGGAAGTAAACTCACGGAAGTTCTTCGCGATTCCTTCGTTGGCAATTCAAAGACAGTCATGATATCATGCATCTCTCCTAATGCAAACTCTTGTGAACATACCCTTAATACATTGAGATATGCAGATAG GGTAAAGAGTCTTTCCAAAAGCGGGAATTCAAAGAAGGAGACAACGTCGGGTTCACTACCAGTTGTAAATAAGGAGTCCTCATCTGTACCGTCTTCGCAAGTGTTAGCGGACATGTACGATGCTAATGAGCAATTTCCTGAAGGTAGAGCAGTCACGGGTAATCGACGGGCTGTAACAAATGAAAACGTGTCGTATAACCCTTCATCGGATATCAATAAGCCCCCTGCTACTGTTTCTTCTAGCTACAACCGCAATGGGAGAGATGTCAATACAGCTGCTTCTGGATTAGACAAGGACAACGTTGAGATAAAAAGTACCTACAATTCAAAACCATATGCATCGTATTCCGAAACTTCTGATGCAGACGAGAGCATTGAGGCGTCCCCTCCTCGCAGGAAAATATCAAGTAGGGATGAAAGATCAAAAAAGCTTGAAACCTGGCTACAAAAAGAGAGTGGTGGACCTGACCCATCTACCGTCATTAAGAAATCTCAAAGTACAAGCACCTCAAATAATGTGCCACCCAGGCATTATGAGCCTGAATCCTCGGTCAATGATGCAAATATGAATGCAATATTGGAG GAGGAAGAAGCTCTAATTTCTGCGCACAGGAAAGAGATAGAAGACACGATGGTCATTGTTCGTGAA GAAATGAAATTGTTGGCCGAGATTGATCAGCCAGGAAGTTTAATCGATAATTATGTATCTCAGTTAAGCTTTGTGCTTTCACGAAAGGCAGCTGGGTTGGTCAGCTTACAGGCCCGGCTAGCTAGATTCCAACATCGGTTAAAAGAACAAGAGATTCTTAGCCGTAAAAGATTTCCTCGCTAA